The Nocardioides campestrisoli genome includes a window with the following:
- a CDS encoding NAD(P)H-binding protein, producing the protein MGRAARVLLTGVRGKTGDPLARLLSAREDVEVWGGSSDPTTVTVPGVRPTAFSWDEPAGWRAATEGVDALYLVRPDRADAPELVSSLLEATAPATRVVLLSEQDADHTGPDGWAPRVERAVRASERDWTILRPSWFMQVFTDPRFYGGRLAESGELPYSSGGRSVAWIDTGDIAAVAERALLEEGHTGQVHEITGPEALSLPRTAALLADALGAPVAHRETTVEDELAGTDGFERELTRVTFERVHAGSFATVTDTVARVTGRPARGLAEFLAATDLA; encoded by the coding sequence ATGGGACGGGCGGCGCGCGTCCTGCTGACCGGCGTCCGCGGCAAGACCGGCGATCCGCTGGCCCGGCTGCTCTCGGCCCGCGAGGACGTCGAGGTGTGGGGCGGCAGCAGCGACCCGACGACGGTGACCGTCCCCGGCGTCCGGCCGACCGCCTTCTCCTGGGACGAGCCGGCCGGGTGGCGCGCGGCCACCGAGGGGGTCGACGCCCTCTACCTCGTGCGCCCGGACCGCGCGGACGCCCCCGAGCTGGTCTCCTCCCTGCTCGAGGCCACGGCCCCTGCCACCCGGGTCGTGCTGCTGTCGGAGCAGGACGCCGACCACACCGGCCCCGACGGCTGGGCGCCCCGCGTCGAGCGCGCCGTGCGCGCGAGCGAACGCGACTGGACGATCCTGCGCCCGAGCTGGTTCATGCAGGTCTTCACCGACCCGCGCTTCTACGGCGGCCGGCTCGCGGAGAGCGGCGAGCTGCCGTACTCCAGCGGTGGCCGGTCCGTGGCCTGGATCGACACCGGTGACATCGCCGCCGTGGCCGAGCGGGCGCTGCTCGAGGAGGGGCACACCGGGCAGGTCCACGAGATCACCGGCCCGGAGGCGCTCTCCCTGCCGCGGACCGCGGCGCTGCTGGCTGACGCGCTGGGGGCGCCGGTCGCACACCGGGAGACCACCGTGGAGGACGAGCTGGCCGGCACCGACGGGTTCGAGCGCGAGCTCACCCGGGTGACGTTCGAGCGGGTGCACGCCGGCAGCTTCGCGACGGTCACCGACACCGTGGCTCGGGTGACCGGCCGCCCGGCGCGCGGCCTGGCGGAGTTCCTGGCCGCCACCGACCTTGCCTGA